The Lolium rigidum isolate FL_2022 chromosome 1, APGP_CSIRO_Lrig_0.1, whole genome shotgun sequence region AGGAAACTTGTGGTGagataaaataaaaaggtacgcaATCAAAATTACAACAACTGCGGAATAAAACTTCATACAAACTATGTGTGCTATATACTTCTGCTAAACATGAAGAAAATGAGCCTGCCAATTTTGGAAATGAACTCCCACTGAAAAATGTCAAGATGAGATTTGTCACACCTTAGAAAAAAGTCCTAGAAATAATGCTACTGCCTTGTGTAGCTGTGTTGCTATGCATTGCGGTTCAACCGCTTTAGTGTGGGACAACCTAAAAACACAAGAAGGAACTGACTCTCCGTGTAATCATATGTACCTACGATTTATTGAACCACAGTATTTTCTGACAAGATAATCAATCTGTAAATCGTAGTTTAATAGTCGTGGATTTTTGAAGTTCACAAAAGCTATGTTCAAATGTTTCTTTCAGTGACCTTAATATCCTGTCTATATTTACTCAAGAAGTCAAATCATCATGATGCCTGTGAAGGGCCAGCAAAACTATCCACAAGGGAGGATATCAAAACACACTTCATTTATTCACGAATTCTATAATTTGCGGCCATTGCACTATTGTTCCAGCCTATAATCATGCAGATACAACAATAGTGAGCACTAATGCAGCACAAAATAGTTACTGACTGCAGCATGATCCAGTAGCCTGTCACACGAAATTCTGAACTTCCATGAGTTATCAACATCAGATTGTGCTTATCAAGGTCTCAATGATTTAGTAGCACACACAGAGTTTGTTTTATTGTGCTATTTCTATGACCCTGATATCCCGTCCAGATTTAGTGAAACACCCAATTCGTCATGATTCCAGTTTATTTCAGGGCcagtaaaaccatccacaagggaGCACATGGAAATACACTTGGCTTGTTTACGGATTCTGTAATGTGCCAGCGTCTTATCATGATGAAGTTATACAACAGGACACACTACTTTGCAGACCTGAGCATAATCCCATCGATCCACATATATGCTCTCTTGAAGTATGTATCAGTAGTCCGTCACATCAAATTCTGGTTATCAAAGGTCTGGATGATCGTAAGATGAAAGAAGGCATACACTGCAAGCAGCGAAGCGGGGCCTTCGAGCACAGCCGTGATCCCTTCGACCGTGACGGTGGCGGTGTCCCTGGCGACGTATCTGGAGTCGCCTTTGCTGTACTCCTTCCCTGGACAATTACAGAAAAGACAGCGTGACCTCAAAACTCCACACATTGGTTGATCCGGAGCTGAAGTACAGAGATCGATGCGGGAAGTGGGAGGCGACTTACAGACTTCATCGAAGTAATTGGGGTTGGTCTTGGAGAAGAAATCCGGGGTGAAGACGAATGGCCCCTCGATGAGGATGTGGGTCAGGCCGGTGAACGCCCACCAGCACATGAGCAGGCGGTCGGCCTTGGATAGTCGGCGGCACCTTCCTGCGAGACGAATGGATCTTGGGTCGGGAGAGGGAGGTGGAGGAAAGGAGGGATCGGGGAGAGGGGAGTTGGGGTGTACCGGAGACGAGCCAGACGGCGAGCAGGACGAAGACGGAGGTGCCGAGGTAGCCCGCTAGGATCTCGAGCTGGGAGAGGCGCAGCGGCACGTAGCCCGGGAGGTCGAGCTCCGCCGGCGCGTAGGGGTGGGCGGCCATTGCCGTCTCAGACAGGTTTCGATCTGGATTCGGAGATGGTGAGAGAAGACAGCTGCCGTCCCGGAGGCTCACCGGTGTCGAATAGGGATCAATGCTTGTATTTCCACGTACTAGGAATTACAGAATACTAAAATTGCGAATCGCTAGATAACCAgcgaagaaaacacaagtattgcagcaaaTATCTCCACTAACCAGTTTCGGTTtcggaaggcgccgccggcgaatggaacaatgcatcttttgcctggagtttgctggattgggtggtattcggtctcgcgtacccatgcttttattccgaccatttggttctgatggagcggcgcgaagctctattttGTGTTGACACCaactgactttttggtccatggtgaagtcaaaaGAAGGAATATCACGAAGACcgaattggaggactagctaagggtggTTCAAGTCTCTGCGATATTAAGGGACTTGCTTGGCGTTCCGGACTCCGCATCAGTGGTATGAAAGTAGAAGCGACAATACAGGTGAAGTTTAGGTACTACATTTCAGGGTGAAACCCCAAGGTCTAgctttaactggttgtgcctgacaatgatcttgctggaggcattgttttgagagtggagactatcttcagggtgaaaacctaagatctttggtcgggcgacgacggcgctggggcaccgttcccttcttggagacatcgcttttggagagtctgtacttcgggtgttgtcttggtggtggatgtattgctgttgctaggtctgggatgctgtagcgggacttttgtttcttagttttcttttctctttttttagatgtgtgcatccgtactgctattAGAGTGTTCCGTTGTTGCAGTGGCTGGGTGTAATTAGCATCTGTTGATATTAGtacattccctttatcgaaaacaaAATATGCTTAACTTTGTGTAGATACGAAAGtatatagacatattttagttatagatacatctgtatctacaAAAAGTTGAGCACTTATTTTAGGAGAGAGGAAGTACAAGATTATTGGTCACTTCTCTtagaaaaaatataaaattcaGAAATTCTGCAGTCTTGATTTCAAGATTTGAAGTGAACTAGCTTTCTTGAAGTGATTCATATAATTGGAACCTGAATTGTGTAAAAACTGAATtgtatatttacttttcttagtaGTCCCCTTTGTTTGTATTAAGATTTTGGTTCATATAATCGGAACATAGAAAATTCCACAGTTTTGAAGTGAGTTAGCTGTCtatatttttttttgtgagaaCTATGTCCACATGCTCAAAATGATAGGATGTGAATCTGCTCTATAATTTAAGGTTATATGTTTTAAATTCTTTTGGGAGAAGATGCTGCAGCAATCATACAATTCAGGTTTGGAGAGATTAGGAATGAAAGGCCATACACATACACGATTTATGCTGACGTAATCGAGAAGGCATTGAACTGAAATCATGTTCTTGTTTAGTTATGTCATAGATTTGTCTGGTCTGATTGTAGATGATGCCTTTCAACTTGGTACTACCTGTTTAGAAGTGTTCACGGGAAGTTTCTTCCCTGCACGTtataagataaaaaaaaatgaTCAATTAGTTTACTTGTTTCTTACTTTTATTTAATTGAGGTGATGCTTAAATAATCTAGCAATGTTTGAGATACTACAAAAAAATTACTTGTTTCAATTAATTGAAGTTGATTTTGTTCCCTGAAGAAAATTCCAGCAGTGCTCTCAGGATTATAATTTGTCTGACGTGCTATGTTGTGTTATGTTAAACGATTTCGCAAAGATAATGATGAGAAGATCATGTTTATTTTCATAACCGTGGAACTCTGAGCAAGGTGCAGTTCCCCTCCAAGTGTGCAACGTGTGATTCACCATATTGAAGTATGATGCATTTACTTACATATAATCCTCCCTTTTTTTGATAtttgtttgtttaggttgctCACCGCATATTCCATGTAGGTATGTGTGGTAGGAGCAGACATGACTTGGTAGTTGAGATGGTGACAATAACATAGTTTTGTTGGACAGCTTTGATGGAGCTTATACGTGTTCTATTACTTCATGAATTAATAGTTTCATGCGTTGGCTGGTATTGCTAGGATAGCAGTGAGGGAATCTAAAAATCATATCTCGCTATGCATAATTTTACTGGTTGGTGTAACCCGCAGTATCTGCCTATTTCTTTCCACTTTCTTTCGGTTCTATTTCAAGTACAGAAAAGTAAGAAAGTGCATAGAAATATGTAGATTCGGAGCCGTGAAAACATCCTCATTTGTAGTTGAACCGGGTGACCACTTACGCTGTCATTTAGCAACCATGATATAAATTTCTATTGGtaggatggtgatgatggtgctctCTGGACAGAGTGGCAGAAGATAAAACCGCTGCTGATTATTGACATTGTTTTATTTTGTAGCTTACTATTATATCTAAGACATGTCTATTGCGCTTTGTACATTGTAGTCTGGTACTGCTACCGTATAGAGTTTTACGATGACGTTACTGTCACTTCACTTGCAATATGGTAGT contains the following coding sequences:
- the LOC124668671 gene encoding probable 3-beta-hydroxysteroid-Delta(8),Delta(7)-isomerase, with the protein product MAAHPYAPAELDLPGYVPLRLSQLEILAGYLGTSVFVLLAVWLVSGRCRRLSKADRLLMCWWAFTGLTHILIEGPFVFTPDFFSKTNPNYFDEVWKEYSKGDSRYVARDTATVTVEGITAVLEGPASLLAVYAIGSGKSYSHILQFTVCLGQLYGCLVYFITAYLDGFNFWVSPFYFWAYFIGANSSWVVIPTLIAARSWKRICAAIHQSEKVKTK